One window of the Delphinus delphis chromosome 20, mDelDel1.2, whole genome shotgun sequence genome contains the following:
- the SCAF1 gene encoding splicing factor, arginine/serine-rich 19 isoform X1 encodes MEEEDESRGKTEESGEDRGDGPPDRDPTLSPSAFILRAIQQAVGSSLQGDLPNDKDGSRCHGLRWRRCRSPRSEPRSQESGGTDTASVLDVAADGLLAGLVSILDPPDTWVPSHLDLRPGDEDMLELVAEVRIGDRDPVPLPVPSLLPRVRAWRTGKTVSPQSHSSRPTCARHLLTLGTGDGGPAPPPAPSSASSSPSPSPSSSSPSPPPPPPPPAPPAPPAPRFDIYDPFHPTDEAYSPPPAPEQKYDPFEPTGSNPSSSAGTPSPEEEEEEEEEEEEEEEEEEEEEALSQSISRISETLAGIYDDNSLSQDFPGDESPGPDPQPLQPTPAPGTPPQADSTRADGATRRRVFVVGTEAEACREGKVSVEVVTAGGAALPPPLLPPGDSEIEEGEIVQPEEEPRMALSLFRAGGRAARPPPAAPAPAAAQPPPPPPAPRAPEGDDFLSLHAESDGEGALQVDLGEPAPAPPTADARWGGLDLRRKILTQRRERYRQRSPSPAAAPASAAPTGPPTRKKSRRERKRSGGEAKEAASSSSGAQPAPPAPASPWDPKKHRSRDRKPGSHASSSARRRSRSRSARRRSRSTDRRRGGSRRSRSREKRRRRRRSNSPPPATSSSSSSRRERHRGKHRDGGGSKKKKKRSRSRGEKRSGDSEKGLAPAQPPSGSTSLGGERDSRRRGAVPPSIQDLTDHDLFAIKRTITVGRPDKPDPRGPSPAPASSPKREVLYDSEGLSAEERGGKSSEKDRRRSGAASSSSSSREKGSRRKALDGGDRDRDRDRDRDRDRSSKKARPPKELAPSSGPPPKPPVSSGSGSSSSSSSSSSRKVKLQSKVAVLIREGVSSTTSAKEATSAGLGSIGVKFSRDRESRSPFLKPDERAPTEVAKAAQGSTKPKKTKVKAKAGAKKAKGTKGKTKPSKTRKKIRSGGGSGGGGSGPATLKKSKADSCSQAAGAKGAEETSWSGEERAAKAPSTPPPKAAPPPPALTPDSQTVDSSCKTPEVSFLPEEAAEEAGVRGGAEEEEEEEEEEEEEEEEEQQPATSTATSTAAAAPSTAPSAGSTAGDSGAEDGPAPRVSQLPTLPPPMPWNLPAGVDCTTSGVLALTALLFKMEEANLASRAKAQELIQATNQILSHRKPPSSLGVTPAPVPTSLGLPPGPSSYLLPGSLPLGGCGSTPPTPTGLAAASDKREGSSSSEGRGDTDKYLKKLHTQERAVEEVKLAIKPYYQKKDITKEEYKDILRKAVHKICHSKSGEINPVKVSNLVRAYVQRYRYFRKHGRKPGDPPGPPRPPKEPGPPDKGGPGLPLPPL; translated from the exons ATGGAGGAAGAAGATGAGTCTCGAGGGAAGACAGAGGAGTCAGGCGAGGATCGGGGTGACGGTCCGCCAGACAGAGACCCTACGCTTTCTCCTTCTGCTTTTATCTTG CGGGCCATTCAGCAGGCTGTGGGAAGTTCCCTGCAGGGGGACCTGCCAAATGATAAAG ATGGTTCTCGGTGTCATGGCCTTCGATGGAGGCGCTGTCGGAGCCCACGTTCAGAGCCCCGTTCCCAGGAATCAGGGGGGACTGACACGGCTTCT GTGTTGGACGTGGCTGCCGATGGCCTCCTCGCGGGGCTGGTGAGCATCCTGGATCCCCCGGATACCTGGGTTCCCAGCCACCTGGACCTGCGGCCTGGCGA CGAGGACATGCTGGAGCTGGTGGCCGAGGTCCGAATTGGGGACAGGGATCCAGTCCCCCTTCCTGTACCCAGCCTGCTGCCCCGTGTCAGGGCCTGGAGGACGGGCAAAACGG TTTCTCCGCAGTCTCACTCTTCTCGACCCACCTGTGCCCGCCACCTCCTCACCTTGGGCACTGGAGACGGGGGCCCTGctccgccccctgccccctcctctgcctcctcttcgccttccccttccccctcatcatcctccccttccccgcctccccctccaccacccccggCCCCCCCGGCCCCTCCTGCACCCCGGTTTGATATCTATGACCCCTTCCACCCCACCGACGAGGCCTATTCCCCACCGCCTGCTCCAGAGCAGAAGTACGACCCCTTCGAGCCCACTGGCTCCAACCCCAGCTCATCGGCGGGGACCCCCTCacctgaggaggaggaggaggaggaggaagaagaggaagaggaagaagaggaagaagaggaggaggaagcccTGTCCCAGAGCATCAGCCGCATCTCAGAGACCCTGGCGGGCATCTACGACGACAACAGCCTGAGCCAGGACTTCCCAGGTGACGAGAGCCCGGGCCCggacccccagcccctgcagccGACTCCAGCCCCTGGCACACCGCCCCAGGCCGACTCCACCCGTGCCGACGGAGCCACCCGCCGGCGCGTCTTTGTGGTGGGGACTGAGGCGGAGGCCTGTCGGGAAGGCAAGGTCTCCGTGGAGGTGGTGACGGCCGGTGGCGCCGCCCTCCCGCCCCCTCTGCTGCCACCGGGCGACTCAGAGATTGAGGAGGGCGAGATTGTCCAGCCTGAGGAGGAGCCCAGGATGGCGCTCTCCCTCTTCCGGGCCGGCGGCCGGGCCGCACGACCCCCTCCGGCGGCCCCGGCCCCCGCTGcggcccagcccccgcccccgccgcccgcccccCGGGCCCCCGAGGGGGACGACTTCTTGTCTCTGCACGCGGAGTCCGACGGCGAGGGCGCCCTGCAGGTGGACCTTGGGGAgccggcccccgccccgcccaccgcGGACGCGCGCTGGGGCGGCCTGGACCTGCGCCGCAAGATCCTAACCCAGCGGCGCGAGCGCTACCGGCAGCGCTCGCCCTCCCCGGCCGCCGCCCCCGCCTCCGCTGCCCCCACTGGCCCGCCCACCCGCAAGAAGTCGAGGCGGGAGCGCAAGAGGAGCGGCGGTGAGGCCAAGGAGGCCGCCTCGTCCTCCTCCGGCGCTCAGCCCGCCCCGCCGGCCCCGGCCTCCCCCTGGGACCCCAAGAAGCACCGCTCCCGGGACCGCAAGCCGGGCTCCCACGCCTCGTCGTCCGCCCGCCGCCGCTCGCGGTCCCGCTCCGCCCGCCGCCGCTCGCGGAGCACCGACCGGCGCCGCGGAGGCAGCCGCAGGTCCCGGTCTCGGGAGaaaaggcggcggcggcggcgctcgAACTCCCCGCCCCCGGCCACCTCCTCGTCGTCGTCTTCCAGGCGCGAGCGGCACCGCGGCAAGCACCGGGATGGCGGCGGcagcaagaagaagaagaaacggTCGCGGTCCCGGGGCGAGAAGCGGTCTGGGGACAGTGAGAAGGGCCTTGCCCCGGCCCAGCCGCCCTCCGGCTCCACCTCCTTGGGCGGAGAGCGAGACAGCCGCCGCCGGGGGGCCGTGCCGCCCTCCATCCAGGACCTCACGGACCACGATCTCTTTGCCATCAAGCGGACCATCACCGTGGGCCGGCCGGACAAGCCTGACCCCCGAGGCCCCTCACCGGCTCCGGCCTCATCGCCCAAGCGCGAGGTCCTATACGACTCCGAGGGACTGAGCGCCGAGGAGCGGGGAGGCAAGAGCAGTGAGAAGGACCGGCGCCGCTCTGGGgcggcctcctcctcctcttcctcccggGAGAAGGGATCACGACGGAAGGCACTGGATGGGGGGGATCGGGACCGGGACAGGGACAGAGATAGGGACAGGGACAGGTCATCCAAGAAGGCCCGGCCCCCCAAGGAGTTGGCGCCCTCTTCAGGGCCCCCGCCAAAGCCACCTGTCAGCAGCGGCTCAGGCTCCTCGTCCTCGTCGTCCTCCTCATCCTCCCGGAAGGTGAAGCTACAGTCCAAGGTGGCCGTTCTGATCCGAGAGGGTGTCAGCAGCACCACATCAGCCAAGGAGGCCACGTCTGCTGGCCTGGGCTCCATCGGAGTCAAGTTCAGCCGAGACCGAGAGAGCCGCTCCCCCTTCCTCAAGCCGGATGAGCGGGCCCCTACTGAGGTGGCCAAAGCAGCTCAGGGCAGCACCAAGCCCAAAAAGACCAAGGTCAAGGCCAAGGCTGGGGCCAAGAAAGCCAAGGGGACCAAGGGAAAGACCAAGCCATCCAAGACCAGGAAAAAGATCCGCAGCGGTGGGGGCAGTGGCGGTGGTGGCAGTGGCCCTGCGACGCTGAAGAAGTCCAAGGCGGACAGCTGCAGCCAGGCGGCGGGAGCCAAAGGGGCTGAGGAGACTTCCTGGTCCGGGGAAGAGCGGGCAGCGAAGGCCCCTAGCACCCCGCCCCCCAAGGCGGCCCCTCCACCCCCTGCTCTCACGCCCGACTCGCAGACTGTGGATAGCAGCTGCAAGACACCTGAGGTCTCCTTCCTGCCAGAAGAGGCCGCTGAGGAGGCTGGAGTCCGAGGtggggcggaggaggaggaggaggaagaggaagaggaggaggaggaggaggaggaggagcagcaGCCGGCCACCAGCACGGCCACCAGCACGGCTGCGGCCGCTCCCAGCACCGCCCCTAGTGCGGGGTCCACGGCTGGCGACTCGGGGGCGGAGGATGGACCAGCCCCCCGTGTCTCCCAGCTGCCCACGCTGCCCCCACCCATGCCCTGGAACCTGCCCGCTGGTGTAGACTGCACTACCAGCGGTGTCCTGGCCT TGACTGCACTTCTCTTCAAGATGGAAGAAGCCAATCTGGCAAGCCGAGCAAAGGCCCAGGAGCTGATCCAGGCCACCAACCAG ATCCTCAGCCACAGGAAGCCCCCCTCAAGTCTGGGGGTGACGCCAGCTCCTGTGCCCACCTCTCTGGGTCTGCCCCCTGGCCCCTCCAGCTACCTGCTCCCTGGCAGCCTCCCCCTGGGGGGCTGTGGCtctacccctcccacccccactgggCTGGCTGCAGCGTCTGACAAGAGAGAGGGCAGCAGCAGCTCCGAGGGACGTGGTGACACAGACAAG TATCTGAAGAAGCTGCACACGCAGGAGCGGGCAGTAGAGGAGGTGAAGCTGGCCATCAAGCCGTATTATCAGAAGAAGGACATCACCAAGGAGGAGTACAAGGACATCCTGAGGAAGGCCGTCCACAAG ATCTGCCACAGCAAAAGTGGGGAGATCAACCCGGTGAAGGTGAGCAACCTGGTGCGCGCCTACGTCCAACGCTACCGCTACTTCCGCAAGCACGGCCGCAAGCCAGGGGACCCTCCGGGGCCCCCACGGCCGCCCAAGGAGCCGGGACCCCCTGACAAGGGCGGCCcgggcctgcccctgccccctctcTGA